GCCAGTGCCCGGCGCTTGGAGCCTTATTCAGACTCCGCAGGCTGATCTTCATCGGGTCGTAGTCTGTAAGCCAAGGAGCAAGCAGGCACAGCGTTATTACAGCAGTTAGAAACAGCATCGAAACGACGGCGGGACGATTTGCGGCAAATTTGCGGACAGCGGCGCCGATCCGAGAAGCAGGCGCATTCTTGTGCTTCATTTTCTTCCTCCGTTGTAACCCGCGCGTATGCGGGGATCGAGCAGGCCATACAGCAAGTCCGCCACAATATTCCCAGTAACTATCATGAAACCCGTCATTAGCGTCACCGCCATCATCACCGCATAGTCCCGGCCTGACACCGCTGCCACAAACAGCGTTCCGATACCCGGATAGGAGAACAGATTTTCGATGACTACCGAGCCGCCGAGGAGGCCTCCTATATCCATTCCCAGAAAGGTAACGAGTGGAAGGAGCGAATTGCGCAGAATATGCCGGTTATAAACCGAGGACCTGGATATTCCTTTGGCCACGGCCGTCCGCACATAATTTTTGCCGCTGTTCTCGACGATTTCCCCCCTCAAAAATTGCGTATAGGCCGCGGTATTGAACAGGCCCAGCACGGCAGCGGGAAGCAGGGCATGAACCACCCGGTCTCCCAGCGATGACCATAATCCCCGCGAAGCAGCAGCCGTAACCGTGCCGCCTAGTGGCACCCAGTGCAGGACAACCGCAAATATATAAATAGCGAAGATTGCCGCAATAAAGGTCGGAACTGCATAGGTGACATAACTGGCCGTCAGGATAAAACGGTCGACCGGTCTCCCCGGATTGCGGCCGGCGATCATTCCCAAAGTTAGAGAGCTTCCATACGTAATGAGAAGCGACAGGACAGTCAGCAGCAGGGTTGCGGGCAGACGCTGGCCGATGAGTTCGCCGACAGGCATTTTATATAGGAAGGATTGCCCGAAATTTCCGGAAGCGGCATCCTTAACCCAACGAAAATACTGGAGAGGCAAAGGATCGTCATATCCAAGCTTCTCCCTCATTTCCGCAACATAACGGGGGTCTTTGTTGCCCGGATTTAGTCCTCCTCCAAGACCGTCGCCCGGCATCTGCTTGGCCAGTGCGAACACGACGACCGAAACCAGAAGCAGCAGCGGCATCGCGCCTGCCAGTCTGCGAAGCGCAAATTTTAGCAGCATGCCAACTCGGCCTCCCTACTCGCTGTCTTTTACCCACCACTTGTAAGGCTCAATAATATTGCTCAGCGTATTGATCTTTACTCCCTGAAGACGCTTGTTTACCCCCGTAATCGTCTCGCGTTCCGCAACGAAAATCATCGGCACTTCTTCATTTATTAATTTCTGCCAGTCATAATACACCTGCTTGCGGTATTCCCGGTCATACGCTTTCAGACTTATCCCTTCCCGGATGAGCCGTTCGTTCTCTTCAGAGGACCACCGGGGATAGTTCCACTGATCATTCTCTCTCCAGAGTCCGGAAGGGTCCGGATCATTGGACAATCCCCAGACACCGTTAAACAGCTCCACCGACGGATCATCCTCCTCCACCGCCGTATAGAAGGTATTCATTTCCTTCAGCGCTCCGCCGTTCAGCCTGACATCCAGGCCCACATCCCGCCAATTTTGCAAAATAGCCTCGGTGCGCGGTTCGTCATTGGTGCCGCCGACCATGCCGTCGAAATGAATCACGAACTTCGTTCCCTTGGGATCTTCGCGCATGCCGTCGCCATCCGTATCCTTATAACCAGCTTCATCGAGCAGCTTCTTGGCCTTCTCCTGATCATACGGGTATCGATTGATTTGGTCCTCCGGGACCTTGGCCCAGCTTTTACTGGAAATCGGCGTCTCCACCAGCTTCCCGAGTCCGTAAGAGAAGGCGTCTATGATCCCTTTGCGGTCCAGAGCGTAGTACATCGCCTGCCGTAATCTTTTGTCCGAAAACTTGGGGTTGTCCATTACAATTTGCCCGGCCTTGCCGTCCCAATGTCCGAACTTGAAGCCGATATACTCATAAGACAAATCAGGCGTTTGCATCAGCGTAATGTTATTCAGCTTTTTCAGGCTTTCGTACGCATCCCGCGGCGCCTGCTCGATATCGATTCCTCCCTGCTCGAACAGGCTTGTAATCAGCTTGTCGTCGAATACTTTGTACAGCACGCCGTCAAGAAGGGGTTTGCCCTTGTAATAATCATCAAACCGCGTCAGTTCAACAAATTCGCCTGGCTGAATATGCTTCACTTTAAACGGACCGATGCCGATCGGAGCTTTTCGCACCTGGTCGCTGTTCGGCATATCCTTTACCGCCACTCCGGCAAAATAACTCTTATTCATCGGATACGCCCACAGATTATCAATCGTATTCACACGGGCGGCCGTGACCGTAACCTTCATTGTATAGGGATCAATAACCTGGATGCCCGAGATTTGCTTCGCCTTTCCAGTATGATAGGCCTCGGCCCCCTGAATCATTTCCACACTGTAAAAGCGCGGGCCGGTATAGTCCGGGTCGGCAATGACCTCAAGCGCAAATTTCCAATCCTCTACGGTCAGCTCAGCACCGTTCTGCCAGTGTATGCCTTGTTTTATTTTAAAAGTGAACGTTTTATGATCGGCCGACTCCTGCCAGGTTGCGATACCGGGGGCGGTGGTCAAGTCGTCAGTGACCGTAAACAGCGGCTCGGTTGTAAACTCCAGAACATGGAAATCATCTTCACCTTCATAAAAAGCCGGTTCAAACAATCCCTTGAACGGAGAAGGAAAGCCGTACGTTACCGTCCCTCCCGCTTTCGGCTCCCCTCCGGCAGCCGTTACATGAGAGGAAGGCTCTCTCCCGCCGCGATTGTCCGAAGTATCGGCTCCGCTGCAGCCCGACAGCAGCAGTACAACGAGGAGCAGCGGTGCAAATGCTCGGATTACCTTACTGTTGTTCATTGGTTCCTTCCCTTCTCTTAGTTAAAAAAACTGTGAACGCTTTCCCATCCAGTGGTCAATAAATAAACCATCGGTCAATTCCGGTCAACTTTGCAGACCGGTTTATATAAATTTTGGATTCAACAAAATTTCAAACATCATACAATGCAATATA
This region of Paenibacillus sp. URB8-2 genomic DNA includes:
- the opp4A gene encoding oligopeptide ABC transporter substrate-binding protein; the protein is MNNSKVIRAFAPLLLVVLLLSGCSGADTSDNRGGREPSSHVTAAGGEPKAGGTVTYGFPSPFKGLFEPAFYEGEDDFHVLEFTTEPLFTVTDDLTTAPGIATWQESADHKTFTFKIKQGIHWQNGAELTVEDWKFALEVIADPDYTGPRFYSVEMIQGAEAYHTGKAKQISGIQVIDPYTMKVTVTAARVNTIDNLWAYPMNKSYFAGVAVKDMPNSDQVRKAPIGIGPFKVKHIQPGEFVELTRFDDYYKGKPLLDGVLYKVFDDKLITSLFEQGGIDIEQAPRDAYESLKKLNNITLMQTPDLSYEYIGFKFGHWDGKAGQIVMDNPKFSDKRLRQAMYYALDRKGIIDAFSYGLGKLVETPISSKSWAKVPEDQINRYPYDQEKAKKLLDEAGYKDTDGDGMREDPKGTKFVIHFDGMVGGTNDEPRTEAILQNWRDVGLDVRLNGGALKEMNTFYTAVEEDDPSVELFNGVWGLSNDPDPSGLWRENDQWNYPRWSSEENERLIREGISLKAYDREYRKQVYYDWQKLINEEVPMIFVAERETITGVNKRLQGVKINTLSNIIEPYKWWVKDSE
- a CDS encoding ABC transporter permease, which produces MLLKFALRRLAGAMPLLLLVSVVVFALAKQMPGDGLGGGLNPGNKDPRYVAEMREKLGYDDPLPLQYFRWVKDAASGNFGQSFLYKMPVGELIGQRLPATLLLTVLSLLITYGSSLTLGMIAGRNPGRPVDRFILTASYVTYAVPTFIAAIFAIYIFAVVLHWVPLGGTVTAAASRGLWSSLGDRVVHALLPAAVLGLFNTAAYTQFLRGEIVENSGKNYVRTAVAKGISRSSVYNRHILRNSLLPLVTFLGMDIGGLLGGSVVIENLFSYPGIGTLFVAAVSGRDYAVMMAVTLMTGFMIVTGNIVADLLYGLLDPRIRAGYNGGRK